One window of Atribacter laminatus genomic DNA carries:
- the dapA gene encoding 4-hydroxy-tetrahydrodipicolinate synthase: protein MECDFGQMLTAVVTPFDSNLAVDYDQFRKLLNYLVKEGSDGIVVSGTTGEAPTLTKDEKLKLFEIALEEVGDRAKIIAGTCSYNTHESMIFSREAEKIGVHGILAVAPYYNKPPQEGLYRHFRTIAEGVAIPVMLYNIPSRTGVNIEPETVTRLSEIPNICALKEAAGSADQLSVLRTLLPKDFAIYSGDDNMTLVVLALGGKGVVSVASHVAAREIKDMIILYKQGKVEEALHLHLRLYSLFKIIFISTNPIPIKAALNLMGWSVGETRLPLYRMEKEKEDKLKKTLLDLGYLG from the coding sequence ATGGAATGTGATTTTGGTCAAATGTTAACTGCAGTGGTGACTCCATTTGATTCAAATCTTGCCGTGGACTATGATCAATTTCGAAAATTGTTAAATTATTTAGTTAAAGAAGGATCGGATGGAATTGTGGTTTCCGGAACTACCGGAGAAGCACCGACATTAACCAAGGATGAGAAATTAAAACTTTTTGAGATTGCTTTAGAAGAAGTAGGAGATCGAGCCAAAATTATTGCGGGAACTTGTAGTTATAATACTCACGAATCTATGATATTCTCTCGAGAAGCGGAAAAAATAGGTGTTCACGGGATTTTAGCTGTAGCTCCTTATTATAATAAACCACCGCAAGAGGGTCTTTATCGACACTTTCGAACGATCGCCGAAGGAGTTGCCATTCCGGTTATGTTGTATAATATTCCATCTCGAACTGGAGTTAATATTGAACCGGAAACGGTAACCCGGCTTTCAGAAATCCCAAACATCTGCGCTTTGAAGGAAGCTGCCGGGAGCGCTGATCAGTTATCGGTTTTGAGAACGCTGCTTCCAAAAGATTTTGCTATTTATAGTGGCGATGATAATATGACCTTGGTGGTTTTGGCTTTGGGAGGGAAAGGAGTGGTGAGTGTTGCCTCCCATGTGGCAGCTCGTGAAATTAAGGATATGATTATTCTTTATAAACAAGGAAAAGTTGAAGAAGCACTTCACTTGCATCTTCGTTTATATTCTCTTTTTAAAATAATATTTATTTCAACCAATCCAATACCAATTAAAGCTGCATTGAACCTAATGGGTTGGTCGGTTGGAGAAACTCGGCTTCCTCTTTATCGAATGGAAAAAGAAAAAGAAGATAAATTGAAAAAAACCTTACTTGATCTTGGATATTTGGGTTGA